The Equus asinus isolate D_3611 breed Donkey chromosome 4, EquAss-T2T_v2, whole genome shotgun sequence genome has a segment encoding these proteins:
- the FAM237A gene encoding protein FAM237A — MANPRNRGGIYRPLSLTSSLLIVGICCVSPFFCHSQTDLLALNQADPQCWESSSVHLLEMRKPRISNTVSGFWDFMIYLKSSENLKHGALFWDLAQLFLDIYVDCVLSRNHGLGRRHLAGEEEKISAVHPQHTKRKQGTYSQQLRAPALKKKQLVEELINTHVRRSGSKFLGKVTSSLEIKRK, encoded by the exons ATGGCCAACCCTCGGAACAGAGGAGGGATCTACCGACCCTTGAGCCTCACCAGCTCCCTGCTCATTGTGGGAATATGCTGTGTGTCTCCTTTCTTCTGTCATAGCCAGACAGACCTGCTGGCTCTTAACCAAGCTGATCCTCAGTGCTGGGAATCTTCTTCAGTGCACCTCCTGGAAATGCGGAAGCCTCGAATTTCCAACACTGTTTCAGGTTTCTGGGATTTTATGATCTACCTGAAGTCATCTGAGAACTTGAAGCACGGGGCACTGTTCTGGGATCTGGCCCAACTCTTCTTGGACATCTATGTGGACTGTGTCCTCTCCAGGAACCATGGCTTAGGAAGGAGGCACTtggctggagaggaagagaagatctCAGCGGTGCATCCACAgcacacaaagagaaaacaag GGACATATTCTCAGCAACTAAGAGCCCCTGCCCTAAAGAAGAAACAGCTGGTTGAAGAGTTGATAAACACGCACGTGCGCAGGAGTGGGTCCAAGTTCCTTGGAAAAGTGACCAGTAGcctggaaataaagagaaaataa